A DNA window from Maribellus comscasis contains the following coding sequences:
- the rplO gene encoding 50S ribosomal protein L15 has translation MNLSNLQPAPGSTKSDKRIGRGQGSGRGGTSTRGHKGQKSRSGYSRKIGFEGGQMPLQRVVPKSGFKNINRVEYKAINLDVLQQLADKKKVTTIDVAALINAGFMSKNEKVKILGGGTLSAKLDVKAHAFSKSAKEAIEKLEGTTEIL, from the coding sequence ATGAATTTAAGTAACTTACAACCTGCACCAGGTTCAACAAAAAGCGACAAACGTATTGGCCGCGGACAGGGTTCAGGACGTGGAGGTACATCTACTCGTGGTCATAAAGGACAGAAATCCAGATCAGGATACTCAAGAAAAATTGGTTTCGAAGGTGGACAGATGCCTTTGCAACGTGTAGTTCCGAAATCAGGATTTAAAAATATAAACCGGGTTGAATATAAAGCAATTAACCTGGATGTATTACAGCAATTGGCTGACAAAAAGAAGGTAACTACCATTGATGTTGCTGCATTAATTAATGCAGGTTTTATGTCAAAAAACGAAAAAGTTAAAATTCTTGGGGGAGGTACCTTAAGCGCAAAACTCGATGTAAAGGCACACGCTTTTTCGAAAAGCGCAAAAGAAGCAATTGAAAAACTAGAAGGAACCACTGAAATACTTTAA
- the rpmD gene encoding 50S ribosomal protein L30, with the protein MAKIRITQVKSVIGSTKRQKAIMKALGLKKMNQTVEHDDTPQVMGMVNKMRHLISVEEVK; encoded by the coding sequence ATGGCTAAAATAAGAATTACACAAGTAAAAAGCGTTATCGGTTCAACTAAACGTCAGAAGGCGATCATGAAAGCTCTTGGGCTGAAGAAAATGAATCAGACAGTTGAACACGATGATACTCCTCAGGTTATGGGCATGGTCAATAAAATGAGGCATTTGATTAGTGTTGAAGAAGTTAAATAA
- the rpsE gene encoding 30S ribosomal protein S5 — MAQNIKKVKTSDLELKDRLVAINRVTKVTKGGRTFSFSAIVVVGNEDGIVGWGLGKASEVTTAIGKGVEAAKKNLVKIPVINGTIPHEQAAKFGGANVLLKPASSGTGVKAGGAMRAVLESVGIHDILAKSKGSSNPHNLVKATMEALLELRDAYTVAQHRGVSIEKVFKG, encoded by the coding sequence ATGGCGCAAAATATTAAAAAAGTTAAAACAAGCGACCTTGAATTAAAAGACAGGTTGGTAGCCATTAACCGTGTTACTAAAGTTACAAAAGGAGGGAGAACTTTCAGCTTTTCCGCCATCGTAGTAGTTGGTAACGAAGACGGTATTGTAGGTTGGGGCCTTGGAAAAGCAAGCGAGGTAACTACAGCTATTGGAAAAGGTGTTGAAGCAGCTAAAAAGAATCTCGTGAAAATTCCGGTTATTAATGGAACTATTCCTCACGAACAAGCTGCTAAATTTGGTGGAGCAAATGTGTTGCTTAAGCCGGCTTCTTCGGGTACCGGAGTAAAAGCAGGGGGTGCAATGCGTGCCGTACTTGAGAGTGTAGGTATTCACGACATACTTGCAAAATCAAAAGGTTCATCAAACCCGCACAATTTGGTTAAAGCAACAATGGAAGCTTTACTCGAATTGAGAGATGCTTATACAGTAGCCCAGCATAGAGGTGTTTCAATTGAAAAAGTTTTTAAAGGATAA
- the rplR gene encoding 50S ribosomal protein L18: protein MALTKVERRTRIKNRVRKIVSGTADRPRLSIFRSNKQIYAQLVDDIQGTTLLAVSSKLKDIESSEGTKSDKAAMVGKKVAEKALAAGITEIVFDRGGYLYHGRVKQLADAAREGGLKF from the coding sequence ATGGCATTAACAAAAGTAGAAAGGCGTACAAGGATTAAGAATCGTGTGCGCAAGATAGTATCAGGAACAGCTGACCGCCCTCGTTTGAGTATTTTTAGAAGTAACAAACAGATATATGCTCAATTGGTTGATGATATTCAGGGAACAACATTGTTAGCTGTTTCATCAAAATTGAAAGATATCGAGTCTAGCGAAGGAACAAAATCTGATAAAGCAGCAATGGTTGGCAAAAAAGTTGCCGAAAAAGCATTGGCTGCCGGAATTACAGAAATTGTTTTCGACAGAGGCGGATATTTATATCATGGAAGAGTAAAACAATTAGCTGATGCTGCCCGCGAAGGTGGCCTTAAATTCTAA
- the rplF gene encoding 50S ribosomal protein L6, translating into MSRIGKLPIEIPSGVQVSVNDENIVSVKGPLGELSQLVNAEIEVSVEDNNVSFNRTGETKRHKSMHGLYRALVNNMVEGVSKGYEIKLELVGVGYRAEVLPDNVLDLVLGFAHHTYLQLPSEVKVEAVSDKRSNPIITLKSIDKQLIGQVAAKIRSFRKPEPYKGKGIKFVGEQLRRKAGKAAAK; encoded by the coding sequence ATGTCAAGAATAGGTAAATTACCCATTGAAATTCCATCAGGAGTACAAGTTAGTGTAAACGATGAAAATATCGTTTCAGTAAAAGGACCTCTTGGTGAATTATCACAACTAGTAAACGCTGAAATTGAAGTATCTGTCGAAGATAATAATGTCAGCTTTAACAGAACAGGCGAAACAAAACGCCATAAATCAATGCATGGACTGTACCGGGCTTTGGTAAATAATATGGTTGAAGGTGTATCGAAAGGGTACGAAATAAAACTTGAATTGGTAGGTGTAGGTTACAGGGCTGAAGTATTGCCCGACAACGTACTCGACCTTGTACTTGGTTTTGCTCACCATACTTATTTACAACTTCCCTCGGAAGTGAAGGTTGAGGCCGTATCTGATAAAAGAAGTAACCCAATTATTACTTTAAAAAGTATTGATAAGCAATTGATTGGTCAGGTTGCTGCTAAAATAAGGTCGTTCCGTAAGCCAGAACCTTACAAAGGAAAAGGTATTAAGTTTGTTGGCGAACAATTAAGGCGCAAAGCTGGTAAAGCAGCTGCTAAATAA
- the rpsH gene encoding 30S ribosomal protein S8, with amino-acid sequence MSKVTDPIADYLTRVRNAIMAKHRVVDIPASKLKKEMTKLLKEKGYILNYKFEDEAGYQGNIKIALKYNPETKVSAIKALERISKPGLRQYCNSNDIPRVLNGLGIAIISTSKGVITDKEAREMNIGGEVLCYVY; translated from the coding sequence ATGAGTAAAGTAACAGATCCGATAGCAGATTATTTAACCAGGGTGCGTAATGCAATTATGGCAAAGCACCGTGTGGTTGATATCCCGGCTTCAAAACTAAAAAAGGAAATGACCAAATTGTTAAAAGAAAAAGGTTATATCCTGAACTATAAATTTGAAGACGAAGCTGGATACCAGGGAAATATTAAAATTGCATTGAAATATAATCCTGAAACAAAGGTATCTGCAATAAAAGCGTTAGAACGCATTAGTAAACCAGGCCTGCGTCAATATTGCAATTCAAACGATATTCCGCGTGTGCTAAATGGTTTGGGCATAGCAATTATCTCTACTTCAAAAGGCGTAATTACCGATAAGGAAGCACGCGAAATGAATATTGGTGGAGAAGTATTATGTTACGTGTATTAA
- the rpsN gene encoding 30S ribosomal protein S14, with translation MAKESMKAREVKRAKLVDKYAEKRARLKAEGDWVGLQKLPKNSSKIRLHNRCKLTGRPKGYMRQFGISRINFREMASAGLIPGVKKASW, from the coding sequence ATGGCTAAGGAATCAATGAAAGCCCGCGAAGTTAAGCGCGCAAAATTAGTTGACAAGTATGCCGAAAAAAGAGCCAGGCTAAAAGCCGAAGGCGACTGGGTTGGGTTGCAGAAATTACCTAAAAACTCTTCCAAGATACGTTTGCACAACCGTTGTAAACTAACAGGGAGACCAAAAGGGTACATGCGCCAGTTTGGAATCAGCAGGATTAATTTCAGAGAAATGGCTTCTGCAGGTTTAATTCCAGGTGTAAAAAAGGCAAGTTGGTAA
- the rplE gene encoding 50S ribosomal protein L5 encodes MAYVPTLKKKYQEEIIPALKKEFDYSSVMQVPKLEKIVLNQGVGAAIADKKIIEVATNEMTAIAGQKAVQTMSKKDISNFKLRKKMPIGVRVTLRRDQMYEFLDRLIAVALPRIRDFRGIESKMDGRGNYTLGVPEQIIFPEIVLDKVSKINGMNITFVTSASTDEEGFALLKELGLPFKNVKKN; translated from the coding sequence ATGGCTTACGTACCAACTCTTAAAAAGAAATATCAGGAAGAAATTATTCCTGCATTGAAGAAAGAATTCGATTATTCTTCTGTCATGCAGGTTCCGAAATTAGAAAAAATTGTTCTTAACCAAGGTGTTGGAGCAGCTATCGCCGATAAAAAGATTATCGAAGTTGCTACAAACGAAATGACAGCAATCGCCGGCCAAAAAGCCGTACAAACGATGTCAAAAAAGGACATTTCTAATTTTAAGTTAAGGAAAAAAATGCCTATTGGCGTGCGCGTTACACTGCGTCGCGACCAAATGTATGAATTTCTTGATCGTTTAATTGCAGTGGCCTTGCCACGTATTCGCGATTTCCGCGGAATTGAAAGCAAAATGGACGGGAGAGGAAATTATACCTTAGGTGTTCCGGAACAGATAATTTTCCCGGAGATTGTGCTTGACAAAGTGAGCAAAATCAATGGGATGAACATTACCTTTGTTACTTCTGCAAGTACCGACGAAGAAGGTTTTGCTTTGTTGAAAGAATTAGGTTTACCATTTAAAAACGTTAAAAAGAACTAA
- the rplX gene encoding 50S ribosomal protein L24: protein MQKKLHIKKGDTVVVITGNNKGQKGRVLEVIRKTDRAIVEGVNMIKKHTKPNAENPQGGIVEREAPVHISNLMLEDPKMGATRIGRKLNDKGKLVRFSKKSGEEIK, encoded by the coding sequence ATGCAGAAAAAATTACACATAAAGAAAGGTGACACTGTGGTTGTGATTACTGGTAATAATAAAGGTCAGAAAGGCCGTGTTTTAGAAGTAATCAGAAAAACCGACAGAGCAATTGTAGAAGGTGTTAATATGATTAAAAAACATACTAAACCCAATGCTGAAAATCCGCAGGGAGGTATTGTTGAAAGAGAAGCACCTGTTCATATCTCGAATTTAATGCTTGAAGATCCTAAAATGGGAGCTACACGTATTGGGAGAAAATTGAACGACAAAGGTAAATTAGTTCGTTTTTCCAAAAAATCTGGAGAGGAGATTAAGTAA
- the rplN gene encoding 50S ribosomal protein L14: MIQQESRCSVADNSGAKEVLCIRVLGGTRKRYASLGDTVVVTVKSAIPGSDVKKGAVSRAIVVRTKKEVRRGDGSYIRFDDNAVVLLNNAGEMRGTRIFGPVARELREKNMKIISLAPEVL, encoded by the coding sequence ATGATACAACAAGAATCAAGATGTTCAGTAGCCGATAACAGTGGAGCAAAAGAAGTACTGTGTATCCGTGTATTAGGCGGAACCAGAAAACGTTATGCTTCATTGGGAGATACTGTTGTGGTTACTGTAAAAAGTGCCATACCTGGTAGCGATGTTAAAAAAGGTGCGGTATCACGTGCAATAGTTGTTCGTACGAAAAAAGAAGTTCGCCGTGGCGACGGTTCTTATATTCGTTTCGATGATAATGCAGTTGTTTTGTTAAACAACGCTGGTGAAATGCGGGGAACCCGTATTTTTGGTCCGGTTGCACGTGAATTACGTGAGAAAAATATGAAAATTATTTCACTCGCACCCGAAGTACTGTAA
- the rpsQ gene encoding 30S ribosomal protein S17 has protein sequence MENKVRNLRKERIGVVVSNKMEKTIVVAEKRKVKHPIYGKFVNKTTKFHVHDESNTCNIGDTVRIMETRPLSKSKCWRLVEVIERAK, from the coding sequence ATGGAAAATAAAGTGAGAAATCTCAGGAAAGAAAGAATCGGGGTGGTTGTTAGCAATAAAATGGAAAAAACCATTGTGGTTGCTGAAAAACGTAAAGTAAAGCATCCAATTTATGGTAAGTTCGTTAATAAAACAACTAAATTCCATGTTCACGATGAGAGTAATACCTGCAACATTGGCGACACTGTAAGGATTATGGAAACACGTCCGCTCAGTAAAAGCAAATGTTGGAGATTAGTTGAAGTAATTGAAAGAGCTAAGTAA
- the rpmC gene encoding 50S ribosomal protein L29 produces the protein MKTSEIKELTTKEIVERIQTEQENLVRLRLNHAVSPLDNPNKLTESKRNIARLKTVLRDRELNEKLN, from the coding sequence ATGAAAACATCTGAAATTAAAGAACTGACGACCAAAGAGATCGTCGAAAGAATACAGACTGAACAGGAAAACCTGGTTCGCCTTCGTTTAAATCACGCAGTTTCTCCGCTTGATAACCCTAACAAGTTAACAGAAAGTAAGAGAAATATTGCACGCTTAAAAACGGTTCTTCGCGATAGGGAATTAAACGAAAAATTGAATTAA
- the rplP gene encoding 50S ribosomal protein L16, protein MLQPKKVKFRRVQKGRMKGNAQRGNQLAFGSFGIKSLEEAWITGRQIEAARVAVTRHMQRQGQIWIRIFPDKPITKKPAEVRMGKGKGAPEAFVAPVSPGRIIIEADGVPFALAKEALRLAAQKLPVTTKFVVRRDFVEE, encoded by the coding sequence ATGTTACAGCCAAAAAAGGTAAAATTTAGAAGAGTACAGAAAGGCCGAATGAAAGGAAATGCCCAAAGAGGCAACCAGTTAGCATTCGGTTCATTTGGAATAAAGTCGTTGGAAGAGGCCTGGATTACCGGTCGCCAAATTGAGGCAGCAAGGGTTGCGGTAACCCGCCACATGCAACGTCAAGGTCAAATATGGATACGGATATTTCCCGATAAACCGATTACCAAAAAACCAGCCGAAGTAAGGATGGGTAAAGGTAAAGGTGCTCCTGAAGCATTTGTTGCTCCGGTTTCTCCGGGACGCATAATTATTGAAGCCGACGGCGTGCCGTTCGCACTTGCCAAAGAAGCTTTAAGATTAGCAGCCCAGAAATTGCCGGTTACAACAAAATTTGTAGTAAGACGCGATTTTGTCGAAGAATAA
- the rpsC gene encoding 30S ribosomal protein S3 encodes MGQKVNPIANRLGFIKGWDSNWFGGDDYGDKLVEDQKIREYLNARLAKASISRIVIERTLKLITITVHSSRPGIIIGKGGQEVDKLKEELKKITNKEVQINIFEIKRPELDAKIVATNIARQIEGKIAYRRAVKMAIASTMRMGSEGIKVLVSGRLNGAEMARSEMYKDGRTPLHTLRADIDYALAEALTKTGLIGVKVWICKGMVYGNRDLSPNIGQKPGRGGKGGGGNRGRRRK; translated from the coding sequence ATGGGACAAAAAGTAAATCCGATTGCAAATCGTTTGGGATTCATCAAAGGATGGGACTCAAACTGGTTCGGCGGCGATGATTATGGTGACAAACTGGTAGAAGACCAAAAGATCAGGGAATACCTGAACGCTCGTTTGGCTAAAGCCAGTATTTCAAGAATCGTAATTGAACGTACCTTGAAACTCATCACCATTACCGTACACTCGTCACGCCCAGGTATTATTATTGGTAAGGGAGGTCAGGAAGTTGATAAACTGAAAGAAGAGCTGAAGAAAATTACCAATAAAGAAGTTCAGATCAACATTTTTGAGATCAAACGCCCGGAACTCGATGCTAAAATCGTTGCAACAAACATTGCGCGGCAGATCGAAGGTAAAATTGCTTACCGCAGGGCAGTTAAGATGGCCATTGCTTCAACCATGAGAATGGGATCAGAAGGAATCAAAGTATTGGTTTCCGGAAGGTTAAACGGAGCAGAAATGGCTCGTTCTGAAATGTATAAAGATGGCCGTACTCCGCTGCATACTTTGCGTGCCGATATTGACTACGCATTAGCTGAAGCGTTGACCAAAACCGGACTTATCGGTGTAAAAGTCTGGATTTGTAAAGGTATGGTTTACGGAAATCGCGATCTTTCGCCAAACATCGGTCAAAAACCGGGAAGAGGTGGTAAAGGTGGCGGTGGAAACCGTGGAAGAAGAAGAAAATAG
- the rplV gene encoding 50S ribosomal protein L22: MGARKRLAAEKRKEEKKQQYFAVLRNCPTSPRKMRLVADMIRGMEVNKALDVLKYSSKEASRRVEKLLLSAIANWQAKNEGVRLEESELYVKQIMVDSGRILKRLRPAPQGRAHRIRKRSNHVTIYVDSKESVVEENLN, encoded by the coding sequence ATGGGTGCCAGAAAAAGACTAGCAGCTGAAAAAAGAAAAGAAGAAAAAAAACAACAATATTTTGCTGTTTTGAGAAACTGCCCAACATCTCCAAGGAAAATGAGGCTTGTAGCTGATATGATCCGCGGCATGGAGGTAAATAAAGCGCTGGATGTTTTGAAATATTCATCAAAAGAAGCTTCCCGCAGGGTAGAAAAACTTCTTCTTTCAGCTATTGCCAATTGGCAGGCGAAAAACGAAGGAGTTCGTTTAGAAGAAAGTGAACTTTACGTAAAACAAATTATGGTTGATTCAGGCCGTATTCTGAAAAGGTTACGTCCGGCTCCCCAGGGTCGTGCACACCGAATCAGAAAACGTTCCAACCACGTTACTATTTACGTAGATAGTAAAGAAAGTGTTGTTGAAGAAAATCTTAATTAA
- the rpsS gene encoding 30S ribosomal protein S19, with protein MSRSLKKGPFIDFKLERKVLAMNESGKKSVVKTWARASVISPDFVGHTVAVHNGNKFIPVYITENMVGHRLGEFAPTRTFRGHAGNKR; from the coding sequence ATGAGTCGTTCATTAAAAAAAGGTCCTTTTATCGATTTTAAACTTGAAAGAAAAGTTCTGGCTATGAATGAGTCAGGGAAAAAATCGGTTGTTAAAACATGGGCCAGGGCATCAGTAATTTCTCCTGATTTTGTAGGCCATACTGTTGCAGTACATAACGGAAACAAGTTCATTCCGGTATACATTACCGAGAATATGGTTGGTCACCGTTTGGGTGAATTCGCACCTACGCGTACATTCAGGGGGCATGCTGGTAATAAAAGATAA
- the rplB gene encoding 50S ribosomal protein L2, translating into MAVRKLKPVTPGQRHKIIGAFDTITASTPEKSLLEPLRKSGGRNNQGRMTMRYIGGGHKRKYRIIDFKRDKDGVAAVVDSIQYDPNRTARIALLQYEDGEKRYIVAPNGLQVGQTVKSGSGVEPEIGNTLPLSEIPLGTLVHNIELHPGQGGVMARSAGAYAQLTSREGKYAILKLPSGESRMVLTSCRATVGTVGNTEHNIEKSGKAGRSRWLGRRPRVRGVVMNPVDHPMGGGEGRSSGGHPRSRKGVLAKGYKTRSKKKASNKYIVERRKK; encoded by the coding sequence ATGGCAGTAAGAAAACTAAAACCAGTAACTCCGGGTCAAAGGCACAAAATTATAGGTGCTTTTGATACCATTACTGCATCTACACCTGAAAAATCATTGTTGGAGCCCCTGCGGAAATCTGGCGGTAGAAACAACCAGGGCCGCATGACGATGAGGTATATAGGTGGGGGACACAAACGCAAATACCGTATTATCGATTTTAAACGCGATAAAGACGGTGTTGCAGCTGTTGTCGATTCCATTCAGTACGATCCAAACCGTACTGCTCGCATCGCCCTTCTTCAATACGAAGACGGCGAAAAAAGATATATCGTAGCGCCTAACGGGTTGCAAGTTGGCCAAACGGTAAAGAGCGGTAGCGGTGTGGAACCTGAAATTGGAAATACATTACCACTTAGTGAAATACCTCTGGGTACTTTGGTTCACAACATTGAACTCCATCCTGGGCAGGGTGGCGTTATGGCTCGTAGTGCAGGCGCATATGCGCAATTGACCTCACGTGAAGGCAAATATGCAATTTTGAAATTGCCTTCAGGCGAATCTCGTATGGTACTTACATCTTGCAGGGCTACAGTAGGTACAGTTGGAAATACAGAACACAACATTGAAAAATCGGGTAAAGCCGGTCGTTCAAGATGGTTGGGCAGAAGGCCTCGTGTACGTGGTGTTGTTATGAACCCGGTTGATCACCCAATGGGTGGTGGTGAAGGCCGTTCATCAGGAGGACACCCAAGATCACGTAAAGGCGTTCTTGCTAAAGGGTATAAAACCCGTTCTAAAAAGAAAGCATCCAACAAGTATATTGTAGAACGTAGGAAAAAATAG
- the rplW gene encoding 50S ribosomal protein L23: MEILIKPLVTEKMTDQAERFNRYGFVVDRRATKPQIKKAVENLYNVSVDSVNTMVYGGKMKSRYTKGGIITGKTASYKKAIVTLVEGDSIDFYSNI; encoded by the coding sequence ATGGAAATATTAATAAAACCATTAGTAACAGAAAAAATGACAGACCAGGCAGAGCGGTTTAACCGTTACGGTTTTGTCGTTGATCGCAGAGCAACCAAACCTCAAATTAAAAAGGCTGTTGAAAACCTTTATAATGTTTCGGTTGACAGCGTAAATACCATGGTTTATGGTGGGAAAATGAAATCAAGATATACCAAAGGCGGTATCATTACCGGTAAAACTGCTTCTTACAAAAAAGCAATTGTTACTTTGGTAGAAGGTGATAGTATTGACTTTTATAGTAATATTTAA
- the rplD gene encoding 50S ribosomal protein L4, which translates to MELSVLNIEGKETGRKVALNDQIFGIEPSDHAIYLDVKQYLANQRQGTHKAKERAEITGSTKKIKRQKGTGTARAGSIKSPVFRGGGTVFGPRPRNYGFKLNKKVKQLARKSALTYKANEKSIVVLEDFNLEAPKTKELVTIKANLQIADKKSLFVLPVENNNIYLSSRNLKDVSVVIASELNTYQILNAKTVVLVEGSVKKIEEAFNL; encoded by the coding sequence ATGGAACTAAGTGTACTGAATATAGAAGGAAAAGAAACCGGAAGAAAGGTCGCTTTAAATGACCAGATTTTCGGTATTGAACCCAGCGACCATGCCATTTATCTCGATGTGAAACAATATTTGGCAAATCAGCGTCAGGGAACACATAAAGCAAAAGAACGTGCTGAGATTACAGGAAGTACCAAGAAAATAAAAAGACAAAAGGGTACAGGTACAGCTCGTGCCGGTAGTATCAAGTCTCCTGTTTTCCGTGGTGGTGGTACTGTTTTTGGGCCACGTCCGCGCAATTATGGCTTTAAACTGAACAAGAAAGTAAAACAGTTGGCCAGAAAATCAGCGTTGACTTATAAGGCAAACGAAAAAAGTATTGTAGTTCTCGAAGATTTTAATTTGGAAGCGCCTAAAACAAAGGAATTGGTGACGATTAAAGCAAATTTGCAAATCGCTGATAAAAAGTCACTTTTCGTTTTACCAGTCGAAAATAATAATATATATTTGTCCTCCAGAAATTTGAAGGATGTTTCGGTTGTAATTGCTTCAGAATTAAATACTTATCAGATTTTAAACGCAAAAACTGTTGTTCTTGTTGAGGGGTCTGTCAAAAAAATTGAAGAGGCGTTTAACCTATAA
- the rplC gene encoding 50S ribosomal protein L3, translating into MAGIIGKKIGMTSVFSVEGKNIPCTVIEAGPCVVTQVKTTKTDGYEALQLAYGDKKEKHATKAEYGHFKKAGVSPKRKVVEFHNTYQEEFELGQEIDVSIFHERDYVDVIGVSKGKGFQGVVKRHNFRGVNDATHGQHNRLRAPGSIGASSWPSRVFKGMRMAGRDGGKTITIENLEVVKIIPEKNLIVVKGSVPGAKGSYIIIRKQWN; encoded by the coding sequence ATGGCTGGTATTATTGGAAAAAAAATCGGAATGACATCCGTATTCAGTGTTGAGGGGAAAAATATCCCATGCACTGTGATTGAGGCTGGTCCTTGTGTAGTTACACAAGTGAAAACCACCAAAACCGACGGCTACGAAGCGCTTCAGTTGGCTTATGGCGATAAGAAAGAAAAACACGCCACAAAAGCCGAGTATGGCCACTTTAAAAAGGCTGGTGTTTCACCAAAGCGTAAAGTAGTTGAGTTTCATAACACTTACCAGGAAGAATTTGAGTTGGGACAGGAAATCGATGTTTCAATTTTTCATGAAAGAGATTACGTTGACGTAATCGGTGTTTCAAAAGGTAAAGGATTCCAGGGTGTAGTAAAAAGACACAATTTCCGTGGTGTGAATGATGCAACACACGGACAGCACAACAGGCTGAGAGCACCTGGTTCTATCGGAGCCTCCTCGTGGCCCTCGCGTGTTTTTAAAGGAATGCGAATGGCAGGTAGAGATGGTGGTAAAACCATCACTATTGAAAACCTGGAAGTAGTGAAAATTATTCCTGAAAAGAATTTAATTGTGGTGAAAGGTTCAGTGCCTGGCGCCAAAGGTTCATACATAATTATTAGGAAACAATGGAACTAA
- the rpsJ gene encoding 30S ribosomal protein S10, giving the protein MSQKIRIKLKSYDHNLVDKSAEKIVKTVKTTGAVVSGPIPLPTHRRVFTVLRSTFVNKKSREQFQLSSYKRLIDIYSSTAKTIDALMKLELPSGVEVEIKV; this is encoded by the coding sequence ATGAGTCAAAAGATCAGGATTAAGCTGAAATCTTACGATCACAACCTTGTTGACAAATCGGCTGAGAAGATCGTTAAAACGGTAAAAACTACCGGAGCTGTTGTAAGTGGTCCTATTCCGCTACCAACGCACAGAAGAGTTTTTACAGTTTTGCGTTCCACTTTCGTAAATAAAAAATCGAGAGAGCAGTTTCAGTTGTCGTCATACAAACGTTTGATTGATATTTACAGCTCTACCGCAAAAACAATTGACGCCTTAATGAAGCTGGAATTACCCAGTGGCGTTGAAGTTGAAATTAAAGTTTGA